A section of the Pseudophryne corroboree isolate aPseCor3 chromosome 11, aPseCor3.hap2, whole genome shotgun sequence genome encodes:
- the LOC134969211 gene encoding dual specificity protein kinase CLK2-like isoform X2 has translation MFKKHRQLRPTSRLPLLPTSRLPRLPRVQKMVQRMAQWMRKFCNFFHVQHAQRHHLEEEHSRDNNQDSYETLMNVCARRMCRTIQRDGFDEGYPQKSRDDGYVTLKQQSRLRSCSRSSARSHLSSTEARIVQEDLEANLAISIGDRIGGRYEIVNILGEGACGQVLHCLDHYRGGSSVALKISKMWENMEEAAFMEIRMLNKISGLEHEYKHLCTHMLNWLYYQGRVCIEFELLGLSTYDFQKKNNFLPYPINQLRHMSEQLFQAVKFLHDNRITHTDLKPDNILFVNSEFEEIYNKEKSCVERCIKNTDIRLADFGCALLYLDHHDDTIAARDYRAPEVILGLDWSYSVDIWSIGCTLFEFYTGDTLFLTTVDSDIEHLAVMEQILGPIPSSMIHNTSKQNYFQSGRVDCDVFTRLHVQGIRKPLKQYMVRDSEEEKKLFNLMEGCLQYEPSKRLTAAECLRHPFFK, from the exons ATGTTCAAAAAACATCGCCAGCTGCGACCAACATCGCGCCTGCCACTCCTACCAACATCGCGCCTGCCACGCCTACCCCGTGTGCAGAAG ATGGTGCAGAGGATGGCTCAATGGATGAGGAAATTCTGTAACTTTTTTCAT GTCCAGCACGCCCAACGGCACCATCTAGAGGAGGAACACAGCAGAGACAACAACCAGGACAG CTATGAGACACTAATGAATGTCTGCGCTCGACGAATGTGCCGAACTATCCAGAGGGATGGATTTGATGAAGGGTATCCTCAAAAGTCACGGGATGATGGCTACGTAACCCTCAAACAACAAAGCAGATTAAGATCTTGCAGCCGGTCCTCAGCG AGAAGTCACCTGAGCAGTACAGAGGCCAGGATTGTGCAAGAAGATCTGGAGGCAAACCTGGCCATAAGCATTGGAGACAGGATTGGTGGAAGAT ATGAGATTGTCAACATCCTGGGAGAGGGAGCCTGTGGCCAAGTTCTCCACTGCCTGGACCATTACAG GGGAGGATCCAGTGTGGCATTAAAGATCAGCAAGATGTGGGAGAACATGGAGGAAGCTGCTTTTATGGAGATAAGGATGCTGAATAAAATCAGTGGATTAGAGCATGAGTATAAGCA TTTGTGTACACATATGCTAAATTGGCTGTATTATCAAGGGCGGGTTTgcattgaatttgaacttctgggaCTCAGCACATACGACTTCCAGAAAAAGAACAACTTTCTGCCATATCCAATTAACCAGCTACGACATATGTCCGAGCAGCTGTTCCAGGCGGTGAAAT TTCTTCATGACAACCGTATAACTCACACGGATCTGAAGCCGGACAATATCCTCTTTGTCAACTCGGAATTTGAGGAGATTTACAACAAGGAAAAG AGTTGTGTTGAGCGATGCATTAAGAATACCGATATTCGGTTGGCTGACTTTGGGTGTGCGTTGCTATATCTTGACCACCACGATGACACGATTGCCGCCCGAGACTACCGAGCCCCAGAGGTCATCTTGG GCCTTGACTGGAGCTATTCTGTTGACATATGGAGTATCGGATGTACCCTGTTTGAGTTCTACACAGGAGACACACTCTTCCTG ACAACTGTAGATAGTGACATTGAGCATCTGGCTGTAATGGAGCAAATTCTGGGCCCAATACCTTCATCCATGATTCATAACACGAG CAAACAGAATTACTTCCAGTCTGGCCGCGTAGATTGCGATGTCTTCACAAGACTCCATGTGCAGGGAATCCGTAAGCCTTTGAAG CAATACATGGTCCGTGACAGTGAGGAAGAAAAGAAACTTTTCAATCTGATGGAAGGCTGTCTGCAGTATGAACCGTCAAAGCGCCTCACAGCTGCGGAGTGTCTCCGTCACCCCTTCTTCAAGTAA
- the LOC134969211 gene encoding dual specificity protein kinase CLK2-like isoform X1, translating into MFKKHRQLRPTSRLPLLPTSRLPRLPRVQKMVQRMAQWMRKFCNFFHVQHAQRHHLEEEHSRDNNQDSYETLMNVCARRMCRTIQRDGFDEGYPQKSRDDGYVTLKQQSRLRSCSRSSAQRSHLSSTEARIVQEDLEANLAISIGDRIGGRYEIVNILGEGACGQVLHCLDHYRGGSSVALKISKMWENMEEAAFMEIRMLNKISGLEHEYKHLCTHMLNWLYYQGRVCIEFELLGLSTYDFQKKNNFLPYPINQLRHMSEQLFQAVKFLHDNRITHTDLKPDNILFVNSEFEEIYNKEKSCVERCIKNTDIRLADFGCALLYLDHHDDTIAARDYRAPEVILGLDWSYSVDIWSIGCTLFEFYTGDTLFLTTVDSDIEHLAVMEQILGPIPSSMIHNTSKQNYFQSGRVDCDVFTRLHVQGIRKPLKQYMVRDSEEEKKLFNLMEGCLQYEPSKRLTAAECLRHPFFK; encoded by the exons ATGTTCAAAAAACATCGCCAGCTGCGACCAACATCGCGCCTGCCACTCCTACCAACATCGCGCCTGCCACGCCTACCCCGTGTGCAGAAG ATGGTGCAGAGGATGGCTCAATGGATGAGGAAATTCTGTAACTTTTTTCAT GTCCAGCACGCCCAACGGCACCATCTAGAGGAGGAACACAGCAGAGACAACAACCAGGACAG CTATGAGACACTAATGAATGTCTGCGCTCGACGAATGTGCCGAACTATCCAGAGGGATGGATTTGATGAAGGGTATCCTCAAAAGTCACGGGATGATGGCTACGTAACCCTCAAACAACAAAGCAGATTAAGATCTTGCAGCCGGTCCTCAGCG CAGAGAAGTCACCTGAGCAGTACAGAGGCCAGGATTGTGCAAGAAGATCTGGAGGCAAACCTGGCCATAAGCATTGGAGACAGGATTGGTGGAAGAT ATGAGATTGTCAACATCCTGGGAGAGGGAGCCTGTGGCCAAGTTCTCCACTGCCTGGACCATTACAG GGGAGGATCCAGTGTGGCATTAAAGATCAGCAAGATGTGGGAGAACATGGAGGAAGCTGCTTTTATGGAGATAAGGATGCTGAATAAAATCAGTGGATTAGAGCATGAGTATAAGCA TTTGTGTACACATATGCTAAATTGGCTGTATTATCAAGGGCGGGTTTgcattgaatttgaacttctgggaCTCAGCACATACGACTTCCAGAAAAAGAACAACTTTCTGCCATATCCAATTAACCAGCTACGACATATGTCCGAGCAGCTGTTCCAGGCGGTGAAAT TTCTTCATGACAACCGTATAACTCACACGGATCTGAAGCCGGACAATATCCTCTTTGTCAACTCGGAATTTGAGGAGATTTACAACAAGGAAAAG AGTTGTGTTGAGCGATGCATTAAGAATACCGATATTCGGTTGGCTGACTTTGGGTGTGCGTTGCTATATCTTGACCACCACGATGACACGATTGCCGCCCGAGACTACCGAGCCCCAGAGGTCATCTTGG GCCTTGACTGGAGCTATTCTGTTGACATATGGAGTATCGGATGTACCCTGTTTGAGTTCTACACAGGAGACACACTCTTCCTG ACAACTGTAGATAGTGACATTGAGCATCTGGCTGTAATGGAGCAAATTCTGGGCCCAATACCTTCATCCATGATTCATAACACGAG CAAACAGAATTACTTCCAGTCTGGCCGCGTAGATTGCGATGTCTTCACAAGACTCCATGTGCAGGGAATCCGTAAGCCTTTGAAG CAATACATGGTCCGTGACAGTGAGGAAGAAAAGAAACTTTTCAATCTGATGGAAGGCTGTCTGCAGTATGAACCGTCAAAGCGCCTCACAGCTGCGGAGTGTCTCCGTCACCCCTTCTTCAAGTAA